A region of the Oncorhynchus nerka isolate Pitt River linkage group LG26, Oner_Uvic_2.0, whole genome shotgun sequence genome:
ttgtacacaactgtgggaagccttggagtcaacatgggccagcatccctgtggaatgctttcgacaccttgtagagtccattgcccgacgaattgaggctgttctaaggaCAGAAGGGGGTGCGGtgcgcaactcaatattaggaaggtgttcctaatgtttggtttactcagtgtatatttctagtatgaggttggaataatactgtgaaatgatGTACattataatgcccttttagtgtaagagctgtttgaaaagaccgcctgaaatttcaggCTATTTTGGTGGGATGGGATTTTGGCCTACCTTgctaaattagttaatagaccaatagatGGGTTGGCTGACATCACGTAAATGATGCACCGCATTGACGTGGCTGGAAGGCGTGCATTATGATTCTGAACGGTCAGATGGATAGTAACAACTGACAAGAAGCTGTCATGTGTGGAATTGTAGTAAGCTCGCTTCAACTcgaggatgtaaacaaatttgtgagaaactttttgtgcatatggaacatttctgggatttttttatttccgctcatgaaacatgagaccaacactttacatgttgcatgttatatatttgttcagtgtatttgagACAATTGCTCATTGTGCAACTGTATTTCTTTTCAATGAACATTTCGGGACAAAAtaagccaaccctgtctgttttgccccatagttgcgcaCGCGTCAGTTTTGTTGATAAACAACCAACTGGTCCATAAGAGAGAGatccaaacctctgccaataacagattTCTTTTTCCATTTCCACTCCCCACTCAGACAGTCTTAGCAAAATATCttacttgagaaattgctctttgtgAATAAGTCatttttaaatagtttaactcattttaattgaaaacaatcacagtaagttaCTTAGTTGtttcccagaaatgatttgatgagAGAAAAACTGCTGCATTGGATCTTTTTAAATGTGGACGGTCTTGTTGCTAAACATTTTTTTTGCACTTTCCAAATTCCCACCTGTGTTGTAGAAGTGAATCagccccctcaggaaactgacgGTCCAGACCCAGCCCCCCCAAGCCATGACCCATTGGCAGCAATGAAGGTGCACCCCCCTCGGAATGAGAGACTAGAAGCTGAATCCCCCCCTGTCAGCATCATCCCTTCAGTATCGCCTGTTGAGGTTCACACCCCAGAGCCCAATCATGTTCCGGTGCCCCTGCCTATGCCCATTTCCAAGCCCATGCCTATGCATACGTTGGTCAATGGTGCCAGAGCCAGCCCTACCCAGTCTTATCATTTGCCAATGCAAAAGTCTCACCCGGACTTCGATGCGGAAATTATTGGAGATGACCTGGATGATCTGCTGGACCAAGCTGGCCCGGCCCCACAGAATCTCCCATGGTACGTTCATGGGAGATTGCTGCTAATGTAGGAAAACCTTCTTTCTTTTTTTGCACATTCAATTTTAGtttaaaaaaatctgtttttgttttAAATTTGGCCTTTTCACTATCATGTTAAAACAATATCTAATGTAGAGTGTATTGTCCTCTCTCTAGGTCATTCCCACCATGAAGGGCCCTATCCCTTTTCCAACCAGTGCCCCCTCAAATTCCATGTCTAGTCCTTTCCTTATGCCATCTCACATGAACCCTTTTATGCATGTGACATCACAGTGCACAGtgactctgcctcctccctaCCACAAGCCACAAGCCAGCGGGTACTCTTTAGGTCTGGACACCTTCGGGGTCTCCTCTCCTTTGGACTCACTGGACAGTCTCTCCATGTCAGAGCCTCAGACAGGTATGCAAGGAGTTGCATACAGCCAGTTTAACGGTAATACCTCTCGAATGTGTTGAACATTTGTTATTATCCTCATGTCTTATATCTGGGGCGGCACGTAGCCTAGCGCTTGAGAGCCAGTAACCAGTAAGCTGGTTTGAAAATCTGTCCCTATGCCctagagcaaggcacttaaacttaattgctctggataagagcgtctgctaaatgactgaaatgtaaataACGTCTTATTGAATAGTGAAATCTCAATTGCTAACAAATTTGGATTTTGACAAAACAATCAACTgaaatttgattttttttttgttatttacTTTTCATAAACGTTTTGTCAATGTTGTCTCTGATGTATTTttctcccccccccaaaaaaaaattatAGGATATAGTCAGCATCCATTCATGCAGGTGAGTCTAGCTAGTCTAGTCTTTATGTCCCACTGATATTTTCACAACAGTACCTTGTGTTTTATATGTTTAGTTTTTCTTgtctatttttttaaataaatcatGATATTTGTTCCCCCTCCAGTTGACCGACCATGATAAGCCAATGGGAATGGCCCTGGGGATGCCGGATGTAACCCCCCTCCCTGCTGTTGTGGATCTGGCCAAAAATCCCCTGGCTGATACTCATGAATTCAAACAGGCATGCTCAAACTGCTATGTTAAGACTGGTAAGAACATGCTTTCTgtaatataaatgcaacatgcaacaatttcaaagattttactgagttacagttcatataaggaaatcagtcaattgaaatcaattttttaggccctaatctatggattgcacatgactgggcaggggtttatttcagctcatgaaacatgggaccaacactttacatgttgcgtttttatatttttgttcggtgtatATGATTGTCTGTTTTGCTTATTGTGCAACATCTAAGAGTATGAAACTGGGTTGATAAATGGTTATGGGACATTATAATTATTGTATGTGAAAGCTCATGTTGATATCCTATCACTAGGGCTTGGAGTGTTGGATTTCACACTCTATACCGAAGAGCACAAATGCAAGAAGGACATATTACTTGGAAGGATAAAAAATCAACCAGACAAGTCATGGAAGCTGATCAGACCCAGACCGACAAAATCCCAGTATGTTGGGCCATACTACATCTGCAAAGGTAAGCCTTGaaaatactactactataataatactactactctAATACTACTACTCCAATGTGCTTCATGGTCCGTCTGTGCCAGTGTTCAGCTGCCTATGgagatttgtaagtcgctctggataagagcgtctgctaaatgacttaaatgtaattgtAAATGTATTAACTAAAACGATGATCTTGTAGATGTCGCCATTGGAGAGGGGTGCAGGTACCCTGGTCACTGCACATTTGCCTACTGCCAAGAGGAGATTGATGTTTGGTCCCTGGAGCGCAAAGGCTTCATCTGCAGAGACTTTCTCTTTGATCCATTTGGGCCCGCCAGTAAGATCAATCTGACTGTCCCGAAGATCCTACAGGAGCATCACGGGATATTCATGTTCCTCTGTGGAGTAAGTTGGGCtttttaatgtaaaaaaaataaatctaATTGTGACGTGTTCCTCCTGGAATGGGCTGTCTTCATTGATAAGTAGCTGAGTCTGTCTTATTGCATTGCCATTGTTGTGTTAGAGCAGCAAGGGTACACAACTCTGGTTCTTGAGTGCTGCAGTGGATGCTTGGTTTTGCCTTTTCATCAGCCCAgaataatagtgtgtgtgtggactctaGACAATCAATTTAAGTGTCAGGGAGAAATGAAAACCAGCAGGACTGAGGACATCTGACTGGAGTGGAGCACCACTGTTATAGAGAGAACTTTTGACTTGAAGTTCCCCTGATGTAACCTGACTAACCACATCCTGTTTCCTCATTCTTCTCACGAACAATAGAATTCCACGGAACAATGATGCTGAGACTACCATTTTTTGTTTCTGTTTTAAAAGTATGCCCAACAAAAACCAATGATTACAAAGTTAAACCATACAAATCTATGCATTAGGACAACTTTTAACAATTTTCCACTGATAAAAAAAAATCGAATTAAACATTTACTTGAATatacaaagtttggtaacagaattacggtttgttgtttttttgccatcattctgTTACCGTGGAATTACCCTGATACAACACTAACGTTGACTGTCATATTACTGCCTCTGGTATAAGTGGCAGTTTTATGAGTGGGAGCTGTGCCCTTTATTAAAACCTCTACTCTGTGTACAGTGTCTTGTAAGAGTTGTCCATCCCTCTAATGTATCGTATCTGATCTCCAGGTGTGTTTTGATCACAAACCCAGAATAATCAGCAAAACCAATAAGGACAACCCATCTCTTTGCTCTCACCCCGTGACAAAACATGCCTTTGAAGATCAGAAGTAAGCCATTTCACTTGTTTACAGATGCAGAGCTTTTTTAAGTGAATTAAGCATCGGTCTACCTTGTAAGTGATGGTTTGTGGCTGACCGCTCTGGTTCCTTTAGTAATTAAGCTCACTAGTGTATATTGCAACATGATTCTATGCCCTGCACAGTGGGGTTGTGAACTTGATGAGTTGTTGTGCTTTCAGGTGCCTGGTCCACATTCTGAGGGAGAACACTGTGCGCTACTCCAAAATCCGTCCGTACAGTCCGCAGAACCAGATGGACATCTGTCGGCATGAGGTGCGCTACGGCTGCGTGCGGGAAGACGAGTGCTTCTATGCCCACAGCCTGATCGAGCTGAAGGTGTGGATGATGCAGCACCAGCTAGGTAAGCTCTTGCCACCTATTTAAGGTGCCTTCAAATAGCATCTAATCAAAGAATGTTTTTGGTAATTCAACAAGATTACTTTTCCCAGTTGTAAGAGGTGCCGACAGACATGGCACCTCTgctctagctcctaagcaactttgtaGTATTTagtttgtgttatttcttacattattagcccagaacactttttttgtgttattacatacacccGAAAAAGTATTTTAAGGACCTTCTGGTAACTTTTGTGGGTTTTCTAAGTGAACATCCCTCTTAACTCTCTTCTCAATCTGTTTTATGATCATATAGGCATCACTCCTGAAAATATAGTCCATGAGGCCAATAGGTTTTGGAACATGGAGGCAGGCACCCAAGGATCCCTGGTAAAGTCATTGTACACAACACTATATTCAGAACATGCTTTATTTCCTAAATGTATTTCTAATGTTCATTTGACTGCAGATTTTCCACATGACTTAACACAAACCATTTATTTTGTGTCATTCCAGCAATTCACCACACCACTGAAGAGGTTTGGACCCCCAAATCTGAAGATGCAGTTTGTGTGTGGGCAGTGTTGGAGAAATGGCCAAGTTAGTGAGGCAGACAAGAACAAGAAGTACTGCACTGCCAAAGCCAGGCATTCGTGAGTAGTTCTTTCCCCTGAAACCATTTCAGGACAATTTGAATAATGAGCCTGGTCAGCATAGTGAATTTCATCTGACCTGTGTTGCAGGTGGTCAAAAGACAAACGAGTGGTGCTGGTGAGTTCCATCGAACGCAAGAAGTGGACAACAATCCGCCCTCTCCCAACAAAGAAGCCCATCCCATCTCAGTTTGAGGTAGGCCTAGGAGGGCT
Encoded here:
- the LOC115110323 gene encoding LOW QUALITY PROTEIN: zinc finger CCCH domain-containing protein 7A-like (The sequence of the model RefSeq protein was modified relative to this genomic sequence to represent the inferred CDS: inserted 1 base in 1 codon); the protein is MSILCQDRSSRWQDIQNGLQFIQSTLPYPGTQERYEVFIQDLVKNLFGEGNDVFNEGEWMRSIEMYTEALSIAEYADSEDIRVPTGTLEKLYANRAAAYLNVVPGLHDEALVDCEKALQLNEGNHRALYRKARALKELGRHKEAYETVAKCSLAVPQDPNVIGLTQDLAKMLGLKIRKAYVRIKPALNVLPGSSYSGASNDKSHGSTSVEDIEIEVNQPPQETDGPDPAPPSHDPLAAMKVHPPRNERLEAESPPVSIIPSVSPVEVHTPEPNHVPVPLPMPISKPMPMHTLVNGARASPTQSYHLPMQKSHPDFDAEIIGDDLDDLLDQAXPGPTESPMVIPTMKGPIPFPTSAPSNSMSSPFLMPSHMNPFMHVTSQCTVTLPPPYHKPQASGYSLGLDTFGVSSPLDSLDSLSMSEPQTGYSQHPFMQLTDHDKPMGMALGMPDVTPLPAVVDLAKNPLADTHEFKQACSNCYVKTGLGVLDFTLYTEEHKCKKDILLGRIKNQPDKSWKLIRPRPTKSQYVGPYYICKDVAIGEGCRYPGHCTFAYCQEEIDVWSLERKGFICRDFLFDPFGPASKINLTVPKILQEHHGIFMFLCGVCFDHKPRIISKTNKDNPSLCSHPVTKHAFEDQKCLVHILRENTVRYSKIRPYSPQNQMDICRHEVRYGCVREDECFYAHSLIELKVWMMQHQLGITPENIVHEANRFWNMEAGTQGSLQFTTPLKRFGPPNLKMQFVCGQCWRNGQVSEADKNKKYCTAKARHSWSKDKRVVLVSSIERKKWTTIRPLPTKKPIPSQFEICMHVSTGKKCQYIGNCTFAHSTEERDLWTYMKENNIPDMEQLYEHWLQSQKPGWSEEASNSSIKENGKQIHMPTDYAEEMTGNHCWLCGKNCNSDRQWQQHITSEKHREKVFNSEDDQNCWQYRFPTGTFRVCERYLKGTCTEEELCKLAHGNEELKEWTERRQFLLMKLAKARKDHLIAPNDNDFGKYSFLLKDIK